A single window of Ferrimonas balearica DSM 9799 DNA harbors:
- the lipA gene encoding lipoyl synthase — MTERPVRLQAGVKLRDADKVARIPVKVMPTEREEMLRKPEWLKIKLPASSERIDQVKQAMRDHGLHSVCEEASCPNLAECFNHGTATFMILGAICTRRCPFCDVAHGRPLKPDPEEPVKLARTIRDMKLKYVVITSVDRDDLRDGGAQHFADCIREIRLRNPGIKIEILVPDFRGRIDRALEILKDNPPDVFNHNLETAPRLYRAARPGASYQWSLDLLKKFKAMHPEVPTKSGLMMGLGETNEEIVEVLKDLRAHNVEMLTLGQYLQPSRHHLPVKRYVTPAEFDEMKAVADEIGFTHAACGPLVRSSYHADLQAQGKEVK; from the coding sequence ATGACCGAACGTCCTGTACGTCTGCAGGCGGGGGTAAAACTCCGTGACGCGGACAAGGTTGCCCGGATCCCGGTCAAGGTGATGCCCACCGAGCGGGAAGAGATGCTGCGTAAGCCCGAGTGGCTCAAGATCAAGCTGCCCGCCTCCAGCGAGCGCATCGATCAGGTTAAGCAGGCGATGCGTGACCATGGCCTGCACTCGGTGTGTGAAGAAGCCTCCTGCCCCAACCTGGCCGAGTGCTTCAACCACGGTACCGCCACCTTTATGATCCTCGGTGCCATCTGCACCCGCCGCTGCCCGTTCTGCGATGTGGCCCACGGCCGTCCGCTTAAGCCGGACCCGGAAGAGCCGGTCAAACTGGCCCGCACCATCCGCGACATGAAGCTGAAGTACGTGGTGATCACCTCCGTTGACCGCGACGACCTGCGTGATGGCGGTGCTCAGCACTTTGCCGACTGCATCCGCGAGATCCGTCTGCGCAACCCGGGGATCAAGATTGAGATCCTGGTGCCGGACTTCCGTGGTCGTATCGACCGGGCGCTGGAGATCCTCAAAGACAACCCGCCGGATGTGTTTAACCACAACCTGGAAACCGCGCCGCGCCTCTACCGCGCCGCCCGTCCGGGTGCCAGCTATCAGTGGTCACTCGACCTGCTGAAGAAGTTTAAGGCGATGCACCCTGAGGTACCGACCAAGTCCGGCCTGATGATGGGTCTGGGTGAGACCAACGAAGAGATCGTTGAGGTACTGAAGGACCTGCGGGCCCATAACGTTGAGATGCTGACCCTGGGTCAATATCTGCAGCCCAGCCGCCACCACCTGCCGGTGAAACGCTACGTGACCCCGGCGGAGTTTGATGAGATGAAGGCGGTGGCTGATGAGATCGGCTTCACCCATGCTGCCTGTGGCCCGCTGGTACGCTCCAGCTACCACGCCGACCTGCAGGCGCAGGGCAAAGAGGTTAAGTAA
- the lipB gene encoding lipoyl(octanoyl) transferase LipB, which translates to MVANTLIIRHLGSQPYETVWHAMQNFTDTRDDQQPDELWLVEHPPVFTQGQAGKAEHLLATGDIPVVQVDRGGQVTYHGPGQLVAYPLLNLRRRKLGVRDLVTQIEQSLVDLLARYQVEAAAKCDAPGVYVNERKVASLGLRIRKGCSFHGLALNVDMDLSPFLRINPCGYAGLEMVQTADIGGPRTVEEAARHLSEIFPQRLGYQAIVEKEGLD; encoded by the coding sequence TTGGTTGCCAACACCCTCATCATTCGCCATCTCGGCTCCCAGCCATACGAAACCGTCTGGCATGCGATGCAAAACTTCACCGATACGCGTGATGACCAACAACCGGATGAACTCTGGTTGGTGGAGCATCCGCCGGTGTTTACCCAAGGCCAGGCGGGCAAAGCCGAACACCTGCTGGCCACCGGTGACATTCCGGTGGTGCAGGTGGATCGCGGCGGCCAGGTGACCTACCACGGTCCCGGCCAGCTGGTGGCTTACCCCTTGCTGAACCTGCGCCGGCGTAAGCTGGGCGTGCGCGATCTGGTGACCCAGATTGAGCAGAGCCTGGTGGATCTGCTGGCCCGCTATCAGGTCGAGGCCGCCGCCAAGTGCGACGCCCCCGGCGTGTACGTCAATGAGCGCAAAGTGGCCTCACTGGGGCTGCGCATTCGCAAAGGCTGTTCTTTCCATGGCCTGGCGCTCAACGTGGACATGGATCTGTCCCCTTTCCTGCGCATTAACCCCTGTGGCTACGCCGGCCTCGAAATGGTGCAGACTGCCGATATCGGCGGCCCCCGTACCGTCGAAGAGGCGGCCCGCCATCTGAGTGAGATTTTCCCCCAGCGCCTGGGTTACCAGGCGATCGTAGAAAAAGAAGGATTGGATTGA
- the ybeD gene encoding DUF493 family protein YbeD gives MNTKFDEYLEFPCQFPFKVLGLADEALPDRVMVVLQQHAPGDYVPSVKPSSKGTYISVTVTTTVTSKEHIELLYTELAAIDGVRGVL, from the coding sequence ATGAATACCAAGTTTGACGAATACCTTGAATTTCCTTGCCAATTCCCGTTTAAGGTTCTTGGCCTGGCTGATGAAGCCCTGCCGGATCGCGTGATGGTGGTGCTGCAGCAGCACGCGCCGGGCGATTATGTGCCGAGCGTAAAACCGTCCAGCAAAGGCACCTACATCTCCGTGACTGTGACCACCACCGTCACCAGCAAAGAGCACATTGAACTGCTCTACACCGAGCTGGCGGCCATCGATGGGGTTCGCGGCGTTCTGTAA
- a CDS encoding serine hydrolase, with amino-acid sequence MNLVKRTLATAAAVLMSASVTAAPSVIPNAPTVAAGSYVLMDFKTGRVLAENNAYEQRAPASLTKMMTSYVLGQELNRGNVRETDMVKISNNAWAKNFPGSSVMWIEVGKEVNLMDLYRGMVVQSGNDACVAIAEHVAGTESAYTDLMNAWSGQLGMADTHFANAHGLDATDQVTTAYDMAILGRAIIRDIPQYYPLYSLKEFTFNGIRQHNRNGLLWDRSLNVDGMKTGHTNGAGYNLVSSATKGDMRLIAVVMGAKSPQSREAESKKLLNYGFRFFETVTPYKAGDEFTSQKIWYGDKSEVRLGVLEDTPVTIYRGQSDNLKANFELSEELKAPLSRGDVVGTVYFQMDGEDIAKFPLVVLDDVNEGSWFSKLIDYFKLLFLSWF; translated from the coding sequence ATGAATCTGGTAAAACGCACTCTTGCTACCGCCGCCGCGGTGCTGATGTCCGCCTCCGTGACCGCAGCCCCTTCGGTGATCCCCAACGCCCCCACCGTTGCTGCGGGCTCCTACGTGCTGATGGACTTTAAGACCGGTCGTGTTCTGGCGGAAAACAACGCCTACGAACAGCGCGCTCCGGCCAGTCTGACCAAGATGATGACCTCCTACGTCCTTGGTCAGGAACTGAATCGCGGCAACGTTCGCGAAACCGACATGGTTAAGATCTCCAACAACGCCTGGGCCAAGAACTTCCCCGGCTCCTCCGTGATGTGGATCGAGGTGGGCAAAGAGGTCAACCTGATGGATCTGTACCGCGGTATGGTGGTGCAGTCCGGTAACGACGCCTGTGTGGCCATCGCCGAGCACGTGGCGGGCACCGAAAGCGCCTACACCGACCTGATGAACGCCTGGTCCGGTCAGCTGGGTATGGCCGATACCCACTTCGCCAACGCCCACGGCCTGGACGCCACCGATCAGGTGACCACCGCCTACGACATGGCCATCCTCGGCCGTGCCATCATCCGTGACATCCCCCAGTACTACCCGCTGTACTCCCTGAAAGAGTTCACCTTTAACGGCATCCGCCAGCACAACCGTAACGGCCTGCTGTGGGACCGCAGCCTGAACGTGGACGGCATGAAAACCGGCCACACCAACGGCGCCGGCTACAACCTGGTGAGCTCCGCCACCAAGGGCGACATGCGTCTGATCGCCGTGGTGATGGGCGCCAAGAGTCCGCAGTCCCGCGAAGCCGAAAGCAAGAAACTGCTCAACTACGGCTTCCGCTTCTTCGAGACCGTCACCCCGTACAAAGCCGGTGACGAGTTCACCAGCCAGAAAATCTGGTACGGTGACAAATCCGAAGTGCGCCTGGGCGTACTGGAAGACACTCCGGTCACCATCTACCGCGGTCAGTCTGACAACCTGAAAGCCAACTTCGAACTGAGTGAAGAGCTGAAAGCCCCGCTGAGCCGTGGTGACGTTGTTGGCACCGTGTACTTCCAGATGGACGGCGAAGACATCGCCAAGTTCCCGCTGGTGGTTCTGGATGACGTTAATGAAGGCAGCTGGTTCTCCAAGTTGATCGATTACTTCAAACTGCTGTTCCTGTCCTGGTTCTGA
- a CDS encoding septal ring lytic transglycosylase RlpA family protein has translation MIKPGRLASLVLAVWLAGCSSSPDDRYQMAQDKAPDGAPDLNQLEPPVPRYEPKSRGGNRDYEVWGKSYQVLPSAEGYVEEGNASWYGAKFHGHLTSNGETYDMFSFSAAHRSLPLPTYAKVTNLSNGKSLVVRINDRGPFHSDRIIDLSYAAAWHLDILKSGTAPVRVEAYHFDGPNSPLPPLVGQPQLFIQLVASGDQSALNRLKPALEKQLGQPVRIETSGQLHKLQLGPLTDAATAERLLTELRAGEYPQAFKVVEPQAN, from the coding sequence ATGATTAAACCGGGACGCCTGGCCAGCCTGGTGCTGGCCGTATGGTTGGCGGGCTGCAGCTCCAGCCCGGACGACCGTTACCAGATGGCTCAGGACAAAGCGCCGGACGGCGCGCCGGACCTGAACCAGCTGGAGCCGCCGGTGCCGCGCTACGAGCCGAAAAGCCGGGGCGGCAACCGCGACTACGAGGTGTGGGGCAAATCCTATCAGGTGCTGCCCAGCGCTGAGGGCTATGTCGAAGAGGGCAACGCCTCCTGGTATGGCGCCAAGTTCCACGGCCACCTGACCTCCAACGGCGAAACCTACGACATGTTCAGTTTCTCCGCCGCTCACCGCAGCCTGCCGTTACCCACTTACGCCAAGGTCACCAACCTGAGCAACGGCAAAAGTTTGGTGGTGCGCATCAATGATCGCGGCCCGTTCCACTCTGACCGCATCATCGATCTGTCCTACGCCGCGGCCTGGCACCTTGATATCCTCAAGTCCGGCACCGCTCCGGTGCGGGTGGAAGCGTACCACTTTGACGGCCCCAACAGCCCGCTGCCGCCGCTTGTGGGCCAGCCCCAGCTGTTTATCCAACTGGTGGCCAGTGGCGACCAGAGTGCCCTGAACCGACTGAAACCCGCGCTCGAAAAGCAGCTGGGCCAGCCGGTTCGAATCGAAACCAGTGGCCAGCTGCACAAGTTGCAACTGGGCCCGCTGACCGACGCTGCCACCGCGGAGCGATTACTCACTGAACTGCGAGCCGGGGAATATCCGCAAGCTTTTAAAGTGGTGGAACCCCAGGCCAACTGA
- the mltB gene encoding lytic murein transglycosylase B, with translation MIGRSLLAAALWCGSAMALANPQADFVAEWQQQGLSKAYLEQALDQAELSQDVLDAIQKPWEAKPWYQYYPLFLTEERLQAGLAFWNEHQDTLARAEQTFGVEPEIIVAIIGVETYYGRHLGRHKVLDALYTLGFHYPPRQTFFRKEFGHYLKLAQEQDWALDSIKGSYAGAMGYGQFIPSSYLAYAVDFDNDGKRDLIGNPVDAIGSVANYFAEHRWQHGQIAIEPVTVAADANLDGVMWDGKRLSQDAAALKARGVAVPDGAKGPFSVVELEVAENQHDTFLAHPNFYSITRYNRSPLYAMAVWQFSQQLKQAKADD, from the coding sequence ATGATTGGACGCTCCCTTCTTGCTGCCGCACTTTGGTGTGGCAGCGCCATGGCCCTGGCCAACCCGCAAGCCGACTTTGTTGCCGAGTGGCAACAACAGGGATTGTCCAAGGCTTACCTTGAGCAAGCCTTAGACCAGGCCGAACTGAGCCAGGACGTTCTGGACGCCATCCAGAAGCCCTGGGAAGCCAAACCCTGGTATCAGTATTACCCGCTGTTTCTGACCGAGGAGCGCCTGCAGGCGGGCCTGGCGTTCTGGAACGAGCACCAGGATACCCTCGCCCGGGCCGAACAGACCTTTGGCGTTGAGCCGGAGATCATCGTCGCCATCATCGGCGTGGAAACCTATTATGGCCGCCACCTCGGCCGCCATAAGGTGCTGGATGCCCTCTACACCCTGGGTTTCCACTACCCACCGCGACAGACCTTCTTCCGCAAGGAGTTCGGCCACTACCTCAAGCTGGCCCAGGAGCAGGACTGGGCACTGGATAGCATCAAAGGCTCCTACGCTGGCGCCATGGGCTACGGCCAGTTTATCCCCTCCTCCTATCTGGCTTATGCGGTGGATTTCGATAACGACGGCAAGCGCGACCTGATTGGCAACCCCGTCGATGCCATCGGCAGCGTGGCCAACTACTTCGCTGAACACCGCTGGCAGCATGGCCAGATCGCCATTGAGCCGGTCACCGTTGCCGCCGACGCCAACCTCGACGGGGTGATGTGGGACGGTAAGCGTCTGAGCCAGGATGCCGCCGCCCTCAAAGCCCGCGGCGTGGCCGTTCCGGACGGTGCCAAAGGACCGTTCAGCGTGGTGGAACTGGAAGTGGCTGAGAACCAGCATGACACCTTCCTGGCCCACCCCAACTTCTACAGCATCACCCGCTACAACCGCAGCCCGCTGTACGCGATGGCGGTGTGGCAGTTCAGCCAACAGCTGAAACAGGCCAAAGCGGATGATTAA